In the Acanthopagrus latus isolate v.2019 chromosome 23, fAcaLat1.1, whole genome shotgun sequence genome, one interval contains:
- the hexim1 gene encoding protein HEXIM1, whose product MTEPAEQTHHLKTSGSPSGGISGEPMEHLTASSRAGPQNGDRGRQRDQKQRQRAENCEDINTDKLWQMKGGQRGVCPASAAGNELPKCPNAAQNDARATGDGHHTSHGKNGEDRQLEETLNQGQEESSLIDSDTGLDARLGKKRHRRRTSRKRRNWKPYYKLSWEERKALEEKETARASRVREEMFAKGLPVAPYNTTQFLMDEHDREEPDLNTETGVRRPSGVGGRMEDTGSEEEFFDEEDDDDDGSGGGSDGIGRPGNAGGEFLQRDFSETYEMYHVESLQNMTKQELVQEYLELEKCMSRLEEENNRLRRAVEPGGPTVESSLVRLGELEKELERLRAQNTELLLQNQPSKDRGQVATN is encoded by the coding sequence ATGACAGAGCCGGCGGAGCAGACCCATCACCTGAAAACTTCAGGCAGCCCATCAGGTGGGATCAGCGGAGAACCTATGGAGCATCTCACAGCCAGCAGCCGTGCCGGACCACAGAACGGCGACAGGGGGCGGCAGAGAGACCAGAAACAGAGGCAGCGGGCGGAGAACTGCGAGGATATCAACACAGACAAGTTATGGCAAATGAAAGGCGGACAGAGGGGGGTGTGCCCTGCCTCAGCGGCCGGAAACGAGCTCCCAAAGTGCCCGAACGCAGCTCAAAACGATGCTCGGGCAACTGGAGACGGTCATCACACCTCGCACGGGAAGAACGGCgaagacagacagctggaggagactTTAAACCAGGGCCAGGAGGAGAGCTCGCTCATCGACTCCGACACCGGCTTGGATGCGCGTCTGGGCAAGAAGAGGCACCGGCGCAGGACCTCCAGGAAGAGGCGCAACTGGAAGCCTTACTACAAACTTTcctgggaggagaggaaagccctggaggagaaggagacagCCAGGGCTTCcagggtgagagaggagatgttCGCCAAAGGGCTCCCGGTGGCGCCCTATAACACCACCCAGTTCCTGATGGACGAGCACGACCGAGAGGAGCCCGACCTCAACACCGAGACCGGGGTCAGGCGACCCTCGGGGGTGGGCGGCCGCATGGAGGACACGGGCAGCGAGGAGGAGTTCTTCGACGAGgaggacgacgacgacgacggCAGCGGCGGGGGCAGCGACGGTATCGGGAGACCCGGGAACGCGGGCGGGGAGTTTCTCCAGAGAGACTTTTCCGAGACCTACGAGATGTACCACGTCGAGAGCCTGCAGAATATGACCAAGCAGGAGCTGGTGCAGGAGTACCTGGAGCTGGAGAAGTGCATGTCccggctggaggaggagaacaaccGGCTGAGGCGCGCCGTGGAGCCCGGGGGTCCGACCGTGGAGAGCTCCCTGGTGCGGCTCggggagctggagaaggagctggagagactGAGGGCTCAGAACACGGAGCTCCTTCTGCAGAACCAGCCGAGCAAGGACAGGGGCCAGGTCGCTACCAATTAA